Proteins co-encoded in one Vibrio fortis genomic window:
- the xseB gene encoding exodeoxyribonuclease VII small subunit, translated as MATKKPENMSFEAAIEELDGLVDQLENGDLALDDALKKFERGIALARAGQSKLNDAEQRVSILLQNDEDAELSDFNPQPE; from the coding sequence ATGGCTACTAAGAAACCGGAAAATATGAGCTTTGAAGCAGCAATTGAAGAGCTTGATGGCTTGGTTGATCAACTTGAAAATGGTGATCTAGCTTTAGATGATGCGCTGAAGAAATTCGAGCGTGGAATTGCACTAGCTCGTGCAGGTCAAAGCAAACTTAACGACGCAGAACAGCGCGTGAGTATTCTTCTTCAAAACGACGAAGATGCAGAGCTAAGTGACTTCAACCCACAACCAGAATAA
- the xni gene encoding flap endonuclease Xni — protein MSIHLVIIDALNLIRRVHSAQPDPNDIARTITTTTRTLNKIIKEAQPSHIIAVFDHHLQDRGWRADILPTYKENRKPMPEPLMAGLDAIQQAWWDLGIDSLLSDGDEADDLVATLAKKVADHGQKVTIISTDKGYCQLLSPTLQIRDYFQHRWLDTPFIEAEFGVKPSQLADYWGLTGVSSSQVPGIPGVGPKAAKEILTTYPDIETAYQAEDLPKKYRKKFDEHIESARVCKQVSALKTDIELGFNLQDLRFNNSSD, from the coding sequence ATGTCTATCCATCTTGTTATTATCGATGCCCTCAACCTCATCCGCCGCGTTCACTCTGCTCAGCCGGATCCAAACGATATTGCAAGAACCATCACCACAACTACGCGAACTCTGAATAAGATCATTAAAGAGGCGCAGCCAAGCCATATCATTGCGGTCTTTGATCACCACCTACAAGATCGTGGCTGGCGTGCTGACATTCTACCGACCTACAAAGAGAACCGTAAACCGATGCCTGAGCCGTTAATGGCTGGATTAGATGCTATTCAACAAGCATGGTGGGATCTCGGAATTGACTCTCTACTTTCGGATGGCGATGAAGCGGATGATTTGGTAGCAACACTTGCCAAAAAAGTCGCGGACCACGGGCAGAAGGTCACCATTATCTCAACCGATAAAGGCTACTGTCAGCTGCTCTCTCCTACTCTACAAATCCGTGACTATTTCCAGCATCGTTGGTTAGACACGCCATTTATTGAGGCCGAATTTGGGGTTAAGCCGAGCCAACTGGCGGATTATTGGGGACTCACCGGAGTGAGCTCTAGCCAAGTGCCAGGGATTCCTGGAGTAGGCCCTAAGGCAGCCAAGGAGATCTTAACCACCTACCCAGATATCGAAACAGCATACCAAGCCGAGGATCTGCCGAAAAAGTATCGCAAGAAATTCGATGAGCACATTGAGTCAGCACGTGTATGTAAACAGGTTTCCGCACTAAAAACCGATATTGAACTGGGCTTTAACCTTCAAGATCTTCGCTTCAACAACAGCTCTGATTAA
- a CDS encoding glutathione S-transferase family protein — MIKFYFHRTPNPMKVALYLAETGLAYELVPVDTLKGEQHTPEFRLVNPNGKTPAIEDDGTRIFDSNAILLYLSEKTGLFAGQPQTRGELLSWLMFIASGLGPFSGQSVHFNKAAPEDLPYAKNRYRREAQRHYEVLDNHLADKTYMVGEEYTIVDMAAWGWIDKAPFVLGEDALNDYPNLKRWFELVNARPAVAKAREIESGIDFKATIDEEAARALFPQNYPKA; from the coding sequence ATGATTAAGTTCTACTTCCACCGCACCCCAAACCCAATGAAAGTTGCGCTCTATCTTGCAGAAACAGGTCTAGCCTACGAATTGGTTCCTGTTGATACGCTTAAAGGTGAACAGCACACTCCGGAGTTTCGTCTAGTCAATCCCAATGGCAAGACGCCAGCGATTGAGGATGACGGCACCCGTATTTTTGACTCCAATGCGATCCTCCTTTATCTGTCAGAAAAGACAGGGCTGTTTGCTGGCCAACCACAAACCCGTGGAGAGCTACTCTCTTGGTTGATGTTTATCGCCTCTGGATTGGGACCTTTCTCTGGTCAATCGGTTCATTTCAATAAAGCAGCACCTGAAGATCTGCCTTATGCCAAAAACCGTTACCGTCGTGAAGCACAGCGACACTATGAGGTGCTCGACAACCATCTTGCCGACAAAACTTACATGGTGGGTGAAGAGTACACTATCGTCGATATGGCGGCGTGGGGCTGGATAGACAAAGCGCCATTCGTGCTGGGTGAAGATGCACTTAATGACTATCCAAACCTAAAGCGCTGGTTTGAACTGGTCAATGCTCGCCCAGCCGTAGCAAAAGCACGTGAGATCGAGAGTGGTATCGATTTTAAAGCGACGATTGATGAAGAGGCAGCGAGAGCACTATTCCCGCAGAACTACCCTAAGGCTTAA
- a CDS encoding transcriptional regulator GcvA: protein MSRRLPPLNSLRVFEAAARHLSFTRAAEELFVTQAAVSHQIKSLEEFLSLKLFRRRNRSLLLTEEGQSYFLDIKDIFTSLAEATDKVLERSEKGALTISLPPSFAIQWLVPRLADFNQQEPDIDVRIKAVDMDEGSLTDDVDVAIYYGRGNWPGLRADKLYQEYLIPLCSPSVLLGTKPLESLKDLACHTLLHDTSRKDWKQFAKQNGIDGVNVNHGPIFSHSTMVLQAAAHGQGIALGNNVLAQPEIEAGRLIAPFDEVLISKNAFYVVCHDKQADMGRIATFRDWMLAKAQSEQEELLDE from the coding sequence ATGTCTCGTCGATTACCCCCACTAAACTCCTTACGAGTGTTTGAAGCTGCGGCTAGACACTTGAGTTTTACGCGCGCTGCAGAAGAGTTGTTCGTTACTCAAGCTGCGGTGAGTCACCAAATAAAATCGTTGGAAGAGTTCCTATCCCTGAAACTCTTTCGCCGCAGGAATCGCTCTTTGCTGCTTACCGAAGAGGGGCAGAGCTATTTCTTAGACATTAAGGATATCTTTACATCGCTTGCTGAGGCGACCGACAAGGTGCTAGAGCGCAGTGAGAAGGGGGCATTAACGATCAGCCTGCCGCCAAGCTTCGCCATTCAGTGGCTGGTGCCTCGCTTAGCTGACTTTAATCAACAAGAGCCTGATATTGATGTTCGAATCAAAGCCGTCGATATGGATGAGGGCTCACTGACTGATGATGTGGATGTCGCGATTTATTATGGGCGAGGCAATTGGCCAGGGCTGAGAGCAGACAAGCTGTATCAAGAATATTTGATTCCACTGTGTTCACCTTCAGTGTTACTGGGGACAAAGCCATTAGAATCTCTAAAAGATTTAGCATGCCATACGCTATTACATGATACCTCTCGTAAAGACTGGAAACAGTTCGCAAAACAGAATGGTATCGATGGTGTTAACGTCAACCATGGTCCTATCTTCAGTCACTCGACCATGGTGCTGCAAGCGGCGGCTCACGGCCAAGGCATTGCTTTAGGTAACAACGTATTAGCGCAGCCTGAAATTGAAGCTGGGCGTCTGATTGCACCGTTTGATGAGGTCCTAATCAGCAAAAATGCCTTCTATGTAGTGTGTCATGACAAACAAGCGGATATGGGGCGTATTGCCACTTTCCGTGATTGGATGCTTGCTAAAGCGCAGAGTGAGCAAGAGGAATTGCTCGATGAATAA
- a CDS encoding DNA/RNA non-specific endonuclease, which yields MKKILLLSLTTLLLHVAPFSSASETCGEHLVKGMPSNNSDQVLCRTGYAVGYNYQTKNADWVAYHVTKESVNAQFKRSNNFKVDAELPEYAQSTLSDYSKSGYDRGHLAPSAAMDFSQESMQESFLLSNMSPQLPGFNRVGWRLLEEHVRDLANEYHELYVVTGPIYEGNEASIGDGVVIPSAFYKVVLDPYYNDAIAFIVPHRDVSGSELVDFVTTIDDVEERTNLDFFSNTNDDIENSMEAMLWEMWPTPE from the coding sequence ATGAAAAAAATATTACTACTTTCACTCACCACCCTCTTGCTGCATGTCGCCCCTTTTAGTTCCGCATCGGAAACATGTGGAGAACACCTTGTAAAAGGCATGCCTTCTAACAACAGCGATCAGGTGCTGTGCCGTACAGGGTATGCGGTCGGCTACAATTATCAAACTAAGAATGCGGATTGGGTGGCGTATCATGTCACGAAAGAAAGCGTTAATGCGCAATTCAAGCGCAGCAATAACTTCAAGGTTGATGCTGAGCTACCTGAGTATGCGCAATCCACATTAAGTGACTACTCCAAATCAGGATACGATCGCGGCCATCTTGCACCATCCGCAGCGATGGATTTCAGTCAAGAATCGATGCAAGAGAGTTTCTTGTTAAGCAACATGTCTCCGCAGCTCCCAGGCTTTAACCGTGTCGGGTGGCGATTGTTAGAGGAGCACGTAAGAGACCTCGCTAACGAGTATCACGAGTTATATGTGGTGACGGGTCCTATTTATGAGGGTAACGAAGCGTCTATTGGAGATGGCGTTGTCATTCCTAGTGCGTTTTACAAAGTTGTTTTGGACCCATATTACAACGATGCCATCGCGTTTATCGTACCTCACCGAGACGTATCAGGCAGTGAACTTGTCGACTTTGTCACTACCATTGATGACGTAGAAGAACGCACCAACTTAGACTTCTTCTCTAATACCAATGATGACATTGAAAACTCAATGGAAGCGATGCTATGGGAAATGTGGCCAACACCAGAGTAG
- the pomA gene encoding flagellar motor protein PomA — protein sequence MDLATLIGLIGGFAFVIMAMILGGSLGMFYDTTSILIVVGGSTFVVLMKFTMGQFFGAAKIAGKAFMFKADEPEDLIAKVVEMADAARKGGFLALEEMEINNSFMQKGIDLLVDGHDADVVRAALQKDIALTDERHEQGGKVFSAFGDVAPAMGMIGTLVGLVAMLSNMDDPKAIGPAMAVALLTTLYGAILSNMVFFPIADKLALRREQETLNRRLVMDGVLAIQDGQNPRVIDGYLKNYLNEGKRLLDGEAD from the coding sequence GTGGATTTAGCAACCCTAATAGGTTTAATTGGTGGATTTGCCTTCGTGATCATGGCGATGATCTTGGGCGGAAGCCTTGGGATGTTCTATGACACGACTTCGATCTTGATCGTGGTTGGTGGTTCAACCTTTGTGGTCTTGATGAAGTTCACAATGGGCCAGTTCTTTGGTGCTGCAAAGATTGCAGGCAAAGCCTTTATGTTTAAAGCCGATGAACCAGAAGATCTGATCGCGAAAGTGGTTGAGATGGCAGATGCGGCACGTAAAGGTGGTTTTCTTGCACTGGAAGAGATGGAAATTAATAACAGCTTTATGCAGAAAGGCATCGACTTACTGGTTGATGGCCACGATGCCGACGTAGTAAGAGCGGCACTGCAAAAAGATATTGCTTTGACCGATGAGCGTCATGAGCAGGGCGGTAAGGTGTTCAGCGCCTTTGGTGATGTTGCCCCGGCGATGGGTATGATTGGTACGCTGGTTGGTCTGGTTGCGATGCTTTCGAACATGGATGATCCAAAAGCGATCGGTCCTGCGATGGCGGTAGCACTCTTAACCACACTATACGGTGCGATTCTTTCTAACATGGTGTTCTTCCCAATTGCTGACAAACTGGCACTGCGCCGCGAACAAGAAACGTTAAACCGCCGTCTAGTCATGGATGGTGTATTGGCGATTCAAGATGGTCAGAACCCACGTGTTATCGATGGCTACCTGAAGAACTACCTCAATGAGGGTAAACGTCTTCTAGATGGCGAAGCTGATTAA
- the thiI gene encoding tRNA uracil 4-sulfurtransferase ThiI: MKFIVKPHPEIFVKSESVRKRFTRILECNIRNVIQRRCESVAVFNRRDHIEVTSESDKYYPEVLEILTQTPGIHHSLEVQQSEFKDLHDIFEQVLERSRGDIEGKSFSVRAKRRGKHEFTSIELERYVGGGLNQAVESARVKLKDPEVTVKVEIANDKLNQIIARHKGLGGFPLGTQEDVLSLISGGFDSGVSSYLHIKRGSKVHYCFFNLGGPAHEIGVKQVAHYLWNKFGSSAKVKFISIDFEPVVAEILENVEDGQMGVVLKRMFMRAGGMVAEKFKIEALVTGEALGQVSSQTLTNLRHIDNVTDTLILRPLINWDKEDIIDLARNIGTEDFAKVMPEYCGVISKKPTVKAKKGKLEAEEAKFNFDVLEQVIENARVMDIRDIEKESQEQAPEVEQVQAVAEHAIVLDIRSPDEEDENPLEIDGVDVKHLPFYKLATQFGDLDQSKEYLLYCDRGVMSRLQALYLQEQGFANVKVYRP, from the coding sequence ATGAAATTTATTGTTAAGCCCCATCCGGAAATTTTTGTAAAAAGTGAATCGGTGCGTAAGCGCTTCACAAGGATTCTAGAGTGCAACATTCGTAACGTAATCCAGCGTCGCTGTGAAAGCGTTGCGGTATTCAACCGTCGTGACCATATCGAAGTAACCTCTGAAAGTGATAAGTACTACCCAGAAGTACTTGAGATCCTGACACAAACACCAGGTATTCATCACTCTCTTGAAGTTCAACAGTCTGAATTCAAAGACCTGCACGACATCTTCGAGCAAGTGTTAGAGCGTAGCCGTGGCGACATTGAAGGTAAGAGCTTCTCTGTTCGCGCAAAGCGTCGTGGTAAGCACGAGTTTACTTCTATTGAGCTAGAGCGTTACGTTGGTGGCGGTCTTAACCAAGCGGTGGAATCAGCGCGCGTTAAGCTGAAAGATCCAGAAGTAACGGTAAAAGTTGAAATTGCTAACGATAAGCTTAACCAGATTATCGCTCGTCATAAGGGCCTAGGCGGTTTCCCTCTAGGTACGCAAGAAGACGTATTAAGCCTAATTTCTGGTGGCTTTGACTCAGGTGTTTCAAGTTACCTACACATCAAGCGTGGCTCTAAAGTACATTACTGTTTCTTTAACCTAGGTGGTCCTGCGCACGAAATTGGTGTTAAGCAAGTGGCTCACTACCTGTGGAACAAGTTTGGTTCTTCAGCAAAAGTGAAATTCATCTCTATCGACTTCGAACCAGTGGTTGCTGAGATCCTTGAAAACGTTGAAGACGGCCAAATGGGCGTTGTTCTTAAGCGTATGTTCATGCGTGCTGGTGGCATGGTGGCAGAGAAGTTCAAGATCGAAGCACTGGTTACTGGTGAAGCACTAGGTCAGGTTTCAAGCCAAACGCTGACTAACCTGCGTCATATCGATAACGTTACGGATACGCTGATCCTTCGCCCACTGATCAACTGGGATAAAGAAGACATCATCGACCTAGCGCGTAACATCGGTACTGAAGACTTCGCGAAAGTAATGCCTGAATACTGTGGTGTTATCTCTAAAAAGCCAACAGTGAAAGCGAAGAAGGGTAAACTAGAAGCGGAAGAAGCGAAGTTTAACTTTGACGTTCTGGAGCAAGTGATCGAGAACGCTCGCGTGATGGACATTCGTGACATCGAGAAAGAGAGCCAAGAGCAAGCACCAGAAGTTGAACAGGTTCAAGCTGTTGCTGAACACGCAATCGTGCTGGATATTCGTAGCCCAGATGAGGAAGACGAAAACCCACTAGAGATCGATGGCGTTGACGTTAAGCATCTGCCTTTCTACAAGCTAGCAACGCAGTTTGGTGATCTTGACCAGAGCAAAGAGTACCTACTGTACTGTGATCGTGGCGTGATGAGCCGTCTGCAAGCACTTTACTTGCAAGAGCAGGGTTTCGCTAACGTAAAAGTGTACCGCCCATAG
- the ispA gene encoding (2E,6E)-farnesyl diphosphate synthase — protein MIETLTSYQARNNEQLNQWLDRLPHQNQNLIKAMRYGLLLGGKRARPFLVYITGEMLGCSAEELDTPASAIECIHAYSLIHDDLPAMDDDELRRGHQTCHIKYDEATAILTGDALQTLAFTILAEGTLSAAGESNRVRMIQRLAEASGAQGMCIGQALDIEAENRAVTLEELEEIHRNKTGALMKSAIRLGALAAGEKAFEVLPQLDKFADAIGLAFQVQDDILDIISDTETLGKPQGSDEELNKSTYPSLLGLDGAQEKAQTLLNEALQALDAIPYNTQLLEEFARYVIERKN, from the coding sequence ATGATTGAGACTTTAACGTCTTATCAAGCACGTAATAACGAGCAGTTAAACCAATGGCTTGACCGCCTTCCACATCAAAACCAAAACCTCATCAAGGCTATGCGTTATGGCTTACTGCTAGGTGGAAAACGCGCACGTCCATTTCTTGTCTACATCACAGGGGAAATGCTTGGCTGTAGCGCTGAAGAGCTCGACACGCCAGCTTCAGCGATTGAATGTATCCACGCTTACTCACTCATTCATGATGATCTTCCTGCCATGGACGATGATGAACTGCGTCGTGGTCATCAGACATGCCACATCAAATACGATGAAGCTACAGCAATTTTAACCGGCGACGCTCTACAAACGCTGGCCTTTACTATACTTGCGGAAGGCACATTAAGTGCTGCCGGAGAGAGTAACCGCGTACGTATGATTCAACGCCTAGCTGAAGCCTCTGGTGCTCAAGGTATGTGTATCGGTCAAGCGCTTGATATCGAAGCGGAAAATCGAGCAGTAACGCTTGAAGAACTGGAAGAGATTCACCGTAACAAAACAGGCGCTCTTATGAAGAGTGCAATCCGTTTGGGCGCATTGGCAGCGGGTGAGAAAGCCTTCGAGGTTCTGCCGCAACTTGATAAATTTGCCGATGCGATTGGATTAGCGTTTCAGGTTCAAGACGACATTCTAGATATCATTAGTGATACAGAGACGCTTGGTAAACCACAAGGTTCTGATGAAGAACTGAACAAAAGCACCTACCCTTCTTTGTTAGGATTGGACGGCGCTCAAGAAAAAGCTCAAACTCTATTGAACGAAGCGCTTCAAGCTTTAGACGCAATCCCATACAATACCCAGTTACTCGAAGAGTTCGCCCGATATGTCATCGAGCGCAAGAACTAA
- a CDS encoding DUF423 domain-containing protein: MRSKGLLTFAGASGAIAVMLGAFAAHGLKAQLAPYLLGVFETGVLYQFIHTFAIVACAIMLQLKLGAKSQKYFFIAAICFIIGILCFSGSLYALALTGIKWFGPITPLGGLLFIIGWGVFSFAALNIKEVTQ, encoded by the coding sequence ATGAGAAGTAAGGGATTGCTTACCTTTGCGGGCGCATCTGGTGCCATCGCGGTGATGCTTGGGGCATTTGCAGCGCACGGACTTAAGGCTCAACTAGCACCTTATCTATTGGGGGTGTTCGAAACCGGTGTCTTGTATCAGTTCATCCATACCTTTGCGATCGTGGCATGTGCCATCATGCTGCAGCTGAAACTTGGTGCTAAATCACAAAAATATTTTTTCATTGCGGCAATTTGCTTTATCATCGGCATCCTTTGTTTTAGTGGCAGCCTCTATGCGCTGGCACTGACAGGAATTAAATGGTTTGGTCCAATAACACCGTTAGGTGGACTACTATTTATCATTGGTTGGGGAGTCTTCTCCTTCGCTGCTTTGAATATAAAAGAGGTAACTCAGTGA
- a CDS encoding flagellar motor protein MotB encodes MEEETPCKCPPPGLPLWMGTFADLMSLLMCFFVLLLSFSEMDVLKFKQIAGSMKFAFGVQNRLEVKDIPKGTSIIAQEFRPGRPEPTPIDVIMQQTIDITQQTLEFHEGESDRAGGTKRDQGKLTGGQSPETSTHNNQNSESDKQQQQAEAQSQEMETLMESIKKALEREIDQGAIEVENLGQQIVIRIREKGAFPEGSAFLQPKFRPLVRQVAELVKDVPGIVRISGHTDNQRLDSELYRSNWDLSSQRAVSVAQEMEKVRGFSHQRLRVRGMADTEPLEPNDTDWQRSLNRRVEISIMQGEPLYSDEVPVVTE; translated from the coding sequence ATGGAAGAAGAAACTCCCTGTAAATGTCCGCCCCCCGGCTTACCTTTATGGATGGGTACCTTTGCTGACTTGATGTCGCTATTGATGTGTTTCTTCGTACTGCTGCTCTCTTTCTCTGAGATGGACGTACTGAAGTTTAAGCAGATCGCAGGCTCGATGAAGTTCGCCTTTGGTGTACAAAACCGATTAGAAGTAAAAGATATTCCAAAAGGTACCAGTATTATTGCTCAAGAGTTTCGTCCTGGACGCCCAGAGCCGACACCGATTGATGTGATCATGCAGCAAACCATCGATATTACTCAGCAAACGCTAGAGTTTCACGAGGGTGAGTCTGACAGAGCGGGCGGTACTAAGCGCGATCAAGGTAAACTCACTGGTGGTCAATCACCAGAGACTTCGACCCACAACAACCAGAACTCTGAGTCAGATAAGCAACAGCAGCAAGCTGAAGCGCAGTCTCAAGAGATGGAAACCTTGATGGAGAGCATCAAGAAAGCCTTGGAGCGTGAAATTGACCAAGGAGCGATTGAGGTCGAGAACTTGGGTCAGCAGATCGTGATTCGAATTCGTGAGAAAGGTGCGTTCCCAGAAGGGTCAGCGTTCTTACAGCCTAAATTCCGTCCATTGGTCAGACAGGTAGCTGAGTTGGTGAAAGATGTACCGGGTATTGTTCGTATCTCGGGACATACTGATAACCAACGCCTTGATTCTGAGCTTTACCGTTCAAATTGGGATCTCTCTTCTCAGCGTGCGGTGTCGGTTGCTCAAGAGATGGAGAAGGTAAGAGGTTTCTCTCATCAAAGGCTACGGGTACGAGGAATGGCAGATACTGAGCCTCTAGAGCCGAATGATACCGATTGGCAAAGAAGCCTCAACCGCCGTGTTGAGATCAGCATCATGCAGGGTGAACCTCTCTACAGTGATGAAGTTCCGGTCGTGACAGAATAG
- a CDS encoding alpha/beta fold hydrolase — protein MNNWLIDGEEHSQYNFVFAHGAGAGMDHEFMQSVAKGLAFKGIRVIRFNFPYMIKRAEDGKRRPPDRAPKLLEAYQEVIEQVDAQRLVIGGKSMGGRMASHLSEHEKVVGVACLGFPFHPPGKPDKYKGEHLAELSKPCLILQGERDTFGKWEEFPAFDLSDSVSVEFIPDGDHSFKPRKSSGHTEQQNIALAVEKLAKFIKGAIDEK, from the coding sequence ATGAATAATTGGCTTATTGATGGTGAAGAGCATAGCCAGTACAACTTTGTGTTTGCTCACGGTGCGGGTGCAGGTATGGACCATGAGTTCATGCAGTCAGTTGCCAAGGGACTTGCGTTTAAGGGCATTCGAGTGATTCGATTTAACTTCCCATATATGATCAAACGCGCTGAAGATGGTAAGCGTCGACCGCCGGATCGTGCGCCTAAGTTATTAGAAGCCTACCAAGAGGTAATTGAACAGGTTGATGCCCAAAGATTGGTCATCGGCGGTAAATCAATGGGCGGACGCATGGCGAGTCACCTATCCGAACATGAGAAAGTTGTCGGTGTGGCTTGTTTAGGCTTTCCTTTCCACCCACCGGGTAAACCCGACAAGTATAAAGGTGAGCACTTAGCCGAGCTTAGCAAGCCTTGTCTTATTCTACAGGGAGAGCGTGATACTTTTGGCAAGTGGGAAGAGTTCCCTGCGTTTGATCTCTCCGATTCGGTCTCTGTCGAGTTTATCCCGGATGGTGACCACAGCTTTAAGCCGCGTAAGAGCTCAGGACACACCGAGCAGCAGAACATTGCACTAGCGGTCGAGAAACTGGCTAAGTTCATTAAAGGAGCTATCGATGAGAAGTAA
- the rlmM gene encoding 23S rRNA (cytidine(2498)-2'-O)-methyltransferase RlmM: MKHVLLYCRSGFEKECAGEIQDKATQLEVFGFPRLKNNTGFVLFECYQDGEADRLIKEIDFQSLIFARQMIAVAAEIKDLPKDDRISPILDELADKDGFPRCGDIRIETPDTNEAKELLKFCRKFTVPMRQAMRGKGLMTAKDNPKKPVLHLCFIAPGHCFVGYSYPNNNSQFFMGIPRLKFPADAPSRSTLKLEEAFHVFIPREEWDERLAPGMWGVDLGACPGGWTYQLVKRSMFVHCVDNGMMADSLMETGQIKHHMVDGFKFEPDRKNVTWIICDMVEKPARVAHLMGEWIIKGWAKEALFNLKLPMKGRYDEVLQDIENLKQFLIENKVKFKMQAKHLYHDREEITVHIQSLSNISPH, translated from the coding sequence GTGAAACACGTACTACTTTATTGTCGCTCTGGTTTTGAAAAAGAATGTGCTGGCGAAATTCAAGACAAAGCAACACAACTGGAAGTGTTTGGTTTTCCTCGCTTAAAAAACAATACTGGCTTTGTATTGTTTGAGTGTTATCAAGATGGCGAAGCGGATCGTTTGATCAAAGAAATTGATTTCCAATCGCTGATCTTTGCTCGTCAAATGATCGCGGTTGCAGCAGAAATTAAAGATCTGCCAAAAGATGATCGCATCTCTCCAATCCTTGATGAGCTGGCAGACAAAGACGGTTTCCCACGTTGCGGCGACATTCGTATAGAAACGCCAGACACCAATGAAGCGAAAGAGCTACTGAAGTTCTGTCGTAAGTTTACCGTGCCGATGCGTCAAGCGATGCGTGGTAAAGGCCTGATGACGGCAAAAGACAACCCGAAGAAACCAGTACTTCATCTGTGCTTCATCGCACCGGGTCACTGCTTTGTGGGTTACTCGTACCCGAACAACAATTCCCAGTTCTTCATGGGTATTCCACGCCTTAAGTTCCCAGCCGATGCGCCAAGCCGTTCGACGCTAAAGCTTGAGGAAGCGTTCCATGTATTCATTCCACGTGAAGAGTGGGATGAGCGTCTTGCTCCGGGTATGTGGGGCGTAGATTTGGGAGCATGTCCTGGCGGTTGGACTTACCAATTGGTGAAGCGTTCGATGTTCGTTCACTGTGTTGATAATGGCATGATGGCGGATAGCCTAATGGAAACGGGACAAATCAAGCACCACATGGTGGATGGCTTTAAATTTGAACCAGACCGTAAGAACGTTACTTGGATCATCTGTGACATGGTTGAAAAGCCAGCGCGCGTTGCTCACCTGATGGGTGAGTGGATCATTAAAGGTTGGGCGAAAGAAGCACTGTTCAACCTGAAGCTGCCAATGAAAGGTCGCTACGACGAGGTTCTACAAGATATTGAGAACCTGAAGCAGTTCCTAATCGAGAATAAAGTGAAGTTCAAGATGCAGGCGAAGCACTTGTACCACGATCGCGAAGAGATCACGGTACATATTCAGTCACTTTCAAATATCTCTCCGCACTAA